One Coffea arabica cultivar ET-39 chromosome 5e, Coffea Arabica ET-39 HiFi, whole genome shotgun sequence DNA segment encodes these proteins:
- the LOC113743188 gene encoding protein SPA1-RELATED 4-like isoform X2 — MEGSSESGWQRSDSSRGLNSSSVLEGNLRLVRANTIRSSGDTSSEFGFRPGRKVRERIVLPHITNQFKTYTGGFEEGVALDPVVRAIECNDISLRQWLDNPERTVDALECLHIFTQIVDIVNLAHSQGIILHNVRPSCFVMSSLNRVSFIESASCSDSGSDSFEEGTNSQTAEFKGASSPLPSDLPQRGSQLATESLQLEMNPLNASRIVSETSCIRSSAGQAEVAPNDDQTEERKHSFPMKHILLMETNWYSSPEEVSGGPSSSASDIYRLGVLLFELFCTFSSVEEKGATMSSLRHRVLPPQLLLKWPKEASFCLWLLHPEPSSRPKMGALLQSEFLNEPRDNIEEREAAIELREKIDEQELLLEFLLLLKQRKQDAADHLHEMVSFLTSDIEEVTKLQTALRIKGGISIDLAKDSASGPPSSNTVDEGDSGSSGSRKRCRPGLYTHNAEELDDPVPENQATILSKSSRLMKNFRKLESAYFLTRRRALKPSGKVYARSSPISSDARGSVVVTERSSLSKLSSKEQYNEDRQSGWINSFLEGLCKYLSFSKLKVKADLKQGDLLNSSNLVCSLSFDRDGEFFATAGVNKKIKVFEYNSILNKDRDIHYPVVEMASRSKLSSICWNGYIKSQIASSNFEGVVQVWDVTRSQIFMEMSEHESRVWSVDYSVADPTLLASGSDDGSVKLWNINQGVSIGTIKTKANVCCVQFPFESSRRLAFGSADHKIYYYDLRNSKMPLCTLIGHNKTVSYVKFIDSTTLVSASTDNTLKLWDLSMCTARVLDCPLQSFTGHLNVKNFVGLSVSDGYIATGSETNEVFVYHKALPMPALSYKFNITDPLSGDEVDDSAQFISSVCWRGQSSSTLVAANSTGNIKLLEMV; from the exons ATGGAAGGTTCATCTGAATCTGGCTGGCAGAGGTCAGATAGCTCTAGGGGTTTAAATTCTTCTTCGGTTTTGGAGGGGAATCTTCGACTTGTTCGTGCCAACACTATCAGGTCCTCAGGAGATACGTCGTCTGAGTTTGGGTTTAGACCAGGAAGAAAAGTGAGGGAGAGAATTGTGCTACCTCATATAACTAACCAGTTTAAAACCTATACTGGGGGCTTCGAGGAGGGAGTAGCTCTGGACCCAGTTGTTCGTGCCATAGAATGTAATGATATCAGTCTGAGACAGTGGTTGGACAACCCAGAAAGAACTGTTGATGCTCTTGAATGCTTACACATATTTACTCAAATTGTAGATATAGTTAACCTGGCTCATTCTCAGGGAATAATCCTCCATAATGTGCGGCCCTCATGCTTTGTCATGTCCTCACTTAACCGTGTGTCTTTCATTGAATCTGCTTCTTGCTCGGATTCGGGTTCAGATTCGTTTGAGGAAGGAACAAACAGCCAGACGGCTGAGTTTAAAGGTGCGTCTTCGCCTTTGCCTTCAGACTTGCCCCAACGAGGAAGTCAGCTAGCTACTGAAAGCTTGCAACTTGAGATGAATCCCCTAAATGCATCTCGAATAGTATCTGAAACAAGTTGCATTAGGTCAAGCGCCGGACAGGCTGAGGTTGCACCAAATGATGACCAGACGGAAGAAAGGAAGCATTCCTTCCCAATGAAACATATATTGTTGATGGAAACCAATTGGTACAGTAGTCCAGAAGAAGTTTCTGGTGGCCCCAGTTCCAGTGCTTCAGACATTTATCGACTGGGGGTTCTTCTCTTTGAG TTGTTCTGCACATTTAGCTCGGTGGAAGAGAAAGGCGCAACTATGTCTAGTCTGAGACATCGTGTTCTCCCTCCTCAGTTGCTTTTGAAGTGGCCTAAAGAAGCATCATTTTGCCTATGGTTGCTGCATCCTGAGCCAAGTAGTCGGCCAAAAATGGG GGCGTTGTTGCAAAGCGAATTTCTAAATGAACCAAGAGACAACATTGAGGAGCGTGAGGCAGCAATAGAACTTCGAGAAAAAATAGATGAACAAGAGCTGttgctggaatttttgttaCTATTAAAGCAAAGGAAACAGGATGCAGCAGATCACTTGCATGAAATGGTGTCCTTTTTGACTTCTGATATAGAAGAAGTCACAAAATTGCAAACTGCCCTTAGGATAAAAGGAGGCATAAGCATAGACCTGGCGAAGGATTCAGCTTCAGGGCCCCCTTCATCCAATACAGTAGATGAGGGTGATTCTGGTAGCTCAGGGTCGAGAAAACGATGCAGGCCTGGGCTTTATACCCATAATGCGGAGGAACTTGATGATCCTGTTCCAGAAAACCAAGCAACTATTCTTTCTAAAAGTTCCCGACTCATGAAAAACTTTAGAAAATTGGAGTCAGCTTACTTTTTAACTAGGCGGCGGGCTCTCAAACCATCTGGAAAAGTATATGCCAGAAGTTCTCCAATTAGTAGCGATGCAAGAGGATCAGTTGTAGTGACTGAAAGAAGTTCTCTCAGTAAGTTGTCATCAAAAGAACAATATAATGAGGATAGACAAAGTGGATGGATAAATTCATTTCTTGAGGGTCTGTGCAAGTATTTGTCATTTAGCAAGTTAAAGGTGAAGGCAGACTTGAAGCAGGGAGATCTTTTAAATTCTTCCAACCTTGTATGCTCCCTGAGTTTTGATCGTGATGGAGAGTTTTTTGCAACTGCTGGTGTGAATAAGAAGATCAAAGTCTTTGAATATAATTCGATTCTAAACAAAGACCGTGATATCCATTATCCTGTTGTTGAAATGGCTAGCAGATCAAAGCTAAGCAGTATATGTTGGAATGGGTATATTAAGAGCCAGATTGCTTCCAGTAACTTTGAAGGTGTGGTTCAG GTATGGGACGTTACAAGAAGTCAAATCTTTATGGAAATGAGCGAGCATGAGAGCCGTGTCTGGTCCGTTGACTACTCAGTAGCTGATCCAACATTGCTGGCTAGCGGGAGTGATGATGGTTCTGTTAAGCTCTGGAATATCAATCAG GGAGTAAGCATCGGTACCATTAAGACAAAGGCAAATGTCTGTTGTGTTCAGTTTCCATTTGAATCCAGTCGTCGCCTTGCATTTGGATCAGCAGACCATAAGATATACTATTATGATCTACGCAATTCTAAGATGCCTCTCTGCACGTTGATTGGACACAACAAGACTGTGAGCTATGTTAAGTTCATAGATTCGACAACACTTGTGTCTGCATCTACAGATAACACATTGAAGCTCTGGGACTTGTCAATGTGCACAGCTCGGGTTCTTGATTGTCCCCTTCAGTCATTCACTGGGCACTTGAATGTGAAG AACTTTGTTGGCCTATCTGTATCTGATGGTTACATTGCAACGGGATCAGAGACAAATGAG GTTTTTGTATACCACAAAGCTCTTCCCATGCCTGCGTTGTCATATAAATTTAACATCACGGATCCGCTTTCGGGTGATGAAGTGGACGACAGTGCACAGTTTATCTCCTCTGTGTGTTGGCGTGGTCAGTCATCCTCCACCTTAGTTGCTGCTAACTCCACGGGAAATATCAAGTTGTTGGAGATGGTTTGA
- the LOC113743188 gene encoding protein SPA1-RELATED 3-like isoform X1, whose protein sequence is MEGSSESGWQRSDSSRGLNSSSVLEGNLRLVRANTIRSSGDTSSEFGFRPGRKVRERIVLPHITNQFKTYTGGFEEGVALDPVVRAIECNDISLRQWLDNPERTVDALECLHIFTQIVDIVNLAHSQGIILHNVRPSCFVMSSLNRVSFIESASCSDSGSDSFEEGTNSQTAEFKGASSPLPSDLPQRGSQLATESLQLEMNPLNASRIVSETSCIRSSAGQAEVAPNDDQTEERKHSFPMKHILLMETNWYSSPEEVSGGPSSSASDIYRLGVLLFELFCTFSSVEEKGATMSSLRHRVLPPQLLLKWPKEASFCLWLLHPEPSSRPKMGALLQSEFLNEPRDNIEEREAAIELREKIDEQELLLEFLLLLKQRKQDAADHLHEMVSFLTSDIEEVTKLQTALRIKGGISIDLAKDSASGPPSSNTVDEGDSGSSGSRKRCRPGLYTHNAEELDDPVPENQATILSKSSRLMKNFRKLESAYFLTRRRALKPSGKVYARSSPISSDARGSVVVTERSSLSKLSSKEQYNEDRQSGWINSFLEGLCKYLSFSKLKVKADLKQGDLLNSSNLVCSLSFDRDGEFFATAGVNKKIKVFEYNSILNKDRDIHYPVVEMASRSKLSSICWNGYIKSQIASSNFEGVVQVWDVTRSQIFMEMSEHESRVWSVDYSVADPTLLASGSDDGSVKLWNINQGVSIGTIKTKANVCCVQFPFESSRRLAFGSADHKIYYYDLRNSKMPLCTLIGHNKTVSYVKFIDSTTLVSASTDNTLKLWDLSMCTARVLDCPLQSFTGHLNVKNFVGLSVSDGYIATGSETNEGRFTFTLFLKSQFEFTSVAGTSPFTALCDDYERFLYTTKLFPCLRCHINLTSRIRFRVMKWTTVHSLSPLCVGVVSHPPP, encoded by the exons ATGGAAGGTTCATCTGAATCTGGCTGGCAGAGGTCAGATAGCTCTAGGGGTTTAAATTCTTCTTCGGTTTTGGAGGGGAATCTTCGACTTGTTCGTGCCAACACTATCAGGTCCTCAGGAGATACGTCGTCTGAGTTTGGGTTTAGACCAGGAAGAAAAGTGAGGGAGAGAATTGTGCTACCTCATATAACTAACCAGTTTAAAACCTATACTGGGGGCTTCGAGGAGGGAGTAGCTCTGGACCCAGTTGTTCGTGCCATAGAATGTAATGATATCAGTCTGAGACAGTGGTTGGACAACCCAGAAAGAACTGTTGATGCTCTTGAATGCTTACACATATTTACTCAAATTGTAGATATAGTTAACCTGGCTCATTCTCAGGGAATAATCCTCCATAATGTGCGGCCCTCATGCTTTGTCATGTCCTCACTTAACCGTGTGTCTTTCATTGAATCTGCTTCTTGCTCGGATTCGGGTTCAGATTCGTTTGAGGAAGGAACAAACAGCCAGACGGCTGAGTTTAAAGGTGCGTCTTCGCCTTTGCCTTCAGACTTGCCCCAACGAGGAAGTCAGCTAGCTACTGAAAGCTTGCAACTTGAGATGAATCCCCTAAATGCATCTCGAATAGTATCTGAAACAAGTTGCATTAGGTCAAGCGCCGGACAGGCTGAGGTTGCACCAAATGATGACCAGACGGAAGAAAGGAAGCATTCCTTCCCAATGAAACATATATTGTTGATGGAAACCAATTGGTACAGTAGTCCAGAAGAAGTTTCTGGTGGCCCCAGTTCCAGTGCTTCAGACATTTATCGACTGGGGGTTCTTCTCTTTGAG TTGTTCTGCACATTTAGCTCGGTGGAAGAGAAAGGCGCAACTATGTCTAGTCTGAGACATCGTGTTCTCCCTCCTCAGTTGCTTTTGAAGTGGCCTAAAGAAGCATCATTTTGCCTATGGTTGCTGCATCCTGAGCCAAGTAGTCGGCCAAAAATGGG GGCGTTGTTGCAAAGCGAATTTCTAAATGAACCAAGAGACAACATTGAGGAGCGTGAGGCAGCAATAGAACTTCGAGAAAAAATAGATGAACAAGAGCTGttgctggaatttttgttaCTATTAAAGCAAAGGAAACAGGATGCAGCAGATCACTTGCATGAAATGGTGTCCTTTTTGACTTCTGATATAGAAGAAGTCACAAAATTGCAAACTGCCCTTAGGATAAAAGGAGGCATAAGCATAGACCTGGCGAAGGATTCAGCTTCAGGGCCCCCTTCATCCAATACAGTAGATGAGGGTGATTCTGGTAGCTCAGGGTCGAGAAAACGATGCAGGCCTGGGCTTTATACCCATAATGCGGAGGAACTTGATGATCCTGTTCCAGAAAACCAAGCAACTATTCTTTCTAAAAGTTCCCGACTCATGAAAAACTTTAGAAAATTGGAGTCAGCTTACTTTTTAACTAGGCGGCGGGCTCTCAAACCATCTGGAAAAGTATATGCCAGAAGTTCTCCAATTAGTAGCGATGCAAGAGGATCAGTTGTAGTGACTGAAAGAAGTTCTCTCAGTAAGTTGTCATCAAAAGAACAATATAATGAGGATAGACAAAGTGGATGGATAAATTCATTTCTTGAGGGTCTGTGCAAGTATTTGTCATTTAGCAAGTTAAAGGTGAAGGCAGACTTGAAGCAGGGAGATCTTTTAAATTCTTCCAACCTTGTATGCTCCCTGAGTTTTGATCGTGATGGAGAGTTTTTTGCAACTGCTGGTGTGAATAAGAAGATCAAAGTCTTTGAATATAATTCGATTCTAAACAAAGACCGTGATATCCATTATCCTGTTGTTGAAATGGCTAGCAGATCAAAGCTAAGCAGTATATGTTGGAATGGGTATATTAAGAGCCAGATTGCTTCCAGTAACTTTGAAGGTGTGGTTCAG GTATGGGACGTTACAAGAAGTCAAATCTTTATGGAAATGAGCGAGCATGAGAGCCGTGTCTGGTCCGTTGACTACTCAGTAGCTGATCCAACATTGCTGGCTAGCGGGAGTGATGATGGTTCTGTTAAGCTCTGGAATATCAATCAG GGAGTAAGCATCGGTACCATTAAGACAAAGGCAAATGTCTGTTGTGTTCAGTTTCCATTTGAATCCAGTCGTCGCCTTGCATTTGGATCAGCAGACCATAAGATATACTATTATGATCTACGCAATTCTAAGATGCCTCTCTGCACGTTGATTGGACACAACAAGACTGTGAGCTATGTTAAGTTCATAGATTCGACAACACTTGTGTCTGCATCTACAGATAACACATTGAAGCTCTGGGACTTGTCAATGTGCACAGCTCGGGTTCTTGATTGTCCCCTTCAGTCATTCACTGGGCACTTGAATGTGAAG AACTTTGTTGGCCTATCTGTATCTGATGGTTACATTGCAACGGGATCAGAGACAAATGAG GGTCGGTTCACATTTACTTTGTTCCTGAAAAGTCAGTTTGAGTTCACATCTGTTGCCGGCACTTCCCCCTTCACAGCTCTATGTGATGATTACGAAAG GTTTTTGTATACCACAAAGCTCTTCCCATGCCTGCGTTGTCATATAAATTTAACATCACGGATCCGCTTTCGGGTGATGAAGTGGACGACAGTGCACAGTTTATCTCCTCTGTGTGTTGGCGTGGTCAGTCATCCTCCACCTTAG
- the LOC113743188 gene encoding protein SPA1-RELATED 3-like isoform X3, which translates to MEGSSESGWQRSDSSRGLNSSSVLEGNLRLVRANTIRSSGDTSSEFGFRPGRKVRERIVLPHITNQFKTYTGGFEEGVALDPVVRAIECNDISLRQWLDNPERTVDALECLHIFTQIVDIVNLAHSQGIILHNVRPSCFVMSSLNRVSFIESASCSDSGSDSFEEGTNSQTAEFKGASSPLPSDLPQRGSQLATESLQLEMNPLNASRIVSETSCIRSSAGQAEVAPNDDQTEERKHSFPMKHILLMETNWYSSPEEVSGGPSSSASDIYRLGVLLFELFCTFSSVEEKGATMSSLRHRVLPPQLLLKWPKEASFCLWLLHPEPSSRPKMGALLQSEFLNEPRDNIEEREAAIELREKIDEQELLLEFLLLLKQRKQDAADHLHEMVSFLTSDIEEVTKLQTALRIKGGISIDLAKDSASGPPSSNTVDEGDSGSSGSRKRCRPGLYTHNAEELDDPVPENQATILSKSSRLMKNFRKLESAYFLTRRRALKPSGKVYARSSPISSDARGSVVVTERSSLSKLSSKEQYNEDRQSGWINSFLEGLCKYLSFSKLKVKADLKQGDLLNSSNLVCSLSFDRDGEFFATAGVNKKIKVFEYNSILNKDRDIHYPVVEMASRSKLSSICWNGYIKSQIASSNFEGVVQVWDVTRSQIFMEMSEHESRVWSVDYSVADPTLLASGSDDGSVKLWNINQGVSIGTIKTKANVCCVQFPFESSRRLAFGSADHKIYYYDLRNSKMPLCTLIGHNKTVSYVKFIDSTTLVSASTDNTLKLWDLSMCTARVLDCPLQSFTGHLNVKNFVGLSVSDGYIATGSETNEGRFTFTLFLKSQFEFTSVAGTSPFTALCDDYERSNYCGGVTVVCYIPCFCIPQSSSHACVVI; encoded by the exons ATGGAAGGTTCATCTGAATCTGGCTGGCAGAGGTCAGATAGCTCTAGGGGTTTAAATTCTTCTTCGGTTTTGGAGGGGAATCTTCGACTTGTTCGTGCCAACACTATCAGGTCCTCAGGAGATACGTCGTCTGAGTTTGGGTTTAGACCAGGAAGAAAAGTGAGGGAGAGAATTGTGCTACCTCATATAACTAACCAGTTTAAAACCTATACTGGGGGCTTCGAGGAGGGAGTAGCTCTGGACCCAGTTGTTCGTGCCATAGAATGTAATGATATCAGTCTGAGACAGTGGTTGGACAACCCAGAAAGAACTGTTGATGCTCTTGAATGCTTACACATATTTACTCAAATTGTAGATATAGTTAACCTGGCTCATTCTCAGGGAATAATCCTCCATAATGTGCGGCCCTCATGCTTTGTCATGTCCTCACTTAACCGTGTGTCTTTCATTGAATCTGCTTCTTGCTCGGATTCGGGTTCAGATTCGTTTGAGGAAGGAACAAACAGCCAGACGGCTGAGTTTAAAGGTGCGTCTTCGCCTTTGCCTTCAGACTTGCCCCAACGAGGAAGTCAGCTAGCTACTGAAAGCTTGCAACTTGAGATGAATCCCCTAAATGCATCTCGAATAGTATCTGAAACAAGTTGCATTAGGTCAAGCGCCGGACAGGCTGAGGTTGCACCAAATGATGACCAGACGGAAGAAAGGAAGCATTCCTTCCCAATGAAACATATATTGTTGATGGAAACCAATTGGTACAGTAGTCCAGAAGAAGTTTCTGGTGGCCCCAGTTCCAGTGCTTCAGACATTTATCGACTGGGGGTTCTTCTCTTTGAG TTGTTCTGCACATTTAGCTCGGTGGAAGAGAAAGGCGCAACTATGTCTAGTCTGAGACATCGTGTTCTCCCTCCTCAGTTGCTTTTGAAGTGGCCTAAAGAAGCATCATTTTGCCTATGGTTGCTGCATCCTGAGCCAAGTAGTCGGCCAAAAATGGG GGCGTTGTTGCAAAGCGAATTTCTAAATGAACCAAGAGACAACATTGAGGAGCGTGAGGCAGCAATAGAACTTCGAGAAAAAATAGATGAACAAGAGCTGttgctggaatttttgttaCTATTAAAGCAAAGGAAACAGGATGCAGCAGATCACTTGCATGAAATGGTGTCCTTTTTGACTTCTGATATAGAAGAAGTCACAAAATTGCAAACTGCCCTTAGGATAAAAGGAGGCATAAGCATAGACCTGGCGAAGGATTCAGCTTCAGGGCCCCCTTCATCCAATACAGTAGATGAGGGTGATTCTGGTAGCTCAGGGTCGAGAAAACGATGCAGGCCTGGGCTTTATACCCATAATGCGGAGGAACTTGATGATCCTGTTCCAGAAAACCAAGCAACTATTCTTTCTAAAAGTTCCCGACTCATGAAAAACTTTAGAAAATTGGAGTCAGCTTACTTTTTAACTAGGCGGCGGGCTCTCAAACCATCTGGAAAAGTATATGCCAGAAGTTCTCCAATTAGTAGCGATGCAAGAGGATCAGTTGTAGTGACTGAAAGAAGTTCTCTCAGTAAGTTGTCATCAAAAGAACAATATAATGAGGATAGACAAAGTGGATGGATAAATTCATTTCTTGAGGGTCTGTGCAAGTATTTGTCATTTAGCAAGTTAAAGGTGAAGGCAGACTTGAAGCAGGGAGATCTTTTAAATTCTTCCAACCTTGTATGCTCCCTGAGTTTTGATCGTGATGGAGAGTTTTTTGCAACTGCTGGTGTGAATAAGAAGATCAAAGTCTTTGAATATAATTCGATTCTAAACAAAGACCGTGATATCCATTATCCTGTTGTTGAAATGGCTAGCAGATCAAAGCTAAGCAGTATATGTTGGAATGGGTATATTAAGAGCCAGATTGCTTCCAGTAACTTTGAAGGTGTGGTTCAG GTATGGGACGTTACAAGAAGTCAAATCTTTATGGAAATGAGCGAGCATGAGAGCCGTGTCTGGTCCGTTGACTACTCAGTAGCTGATCCAACATTGCTGGCTAGCGGGAGTGATGATGGTTCTGTTAAGCTCTGGAATATCAATCAG GGAGTAAGCATCGGTACCATTAAGACAAAGGCAAATGTCTGTTGTGTTCAGTTTCCATTTGAATCCAGTCGTCGCCTTGCATTTGGATCAGCAGACCATAAGATATACTATTATGATCTACGCAATTCTAAGATGCCTCTCTGCACGTTGATTGGACACAACAAGACTGTGAGCTATGTTAAGTTCATAGATTCGACAACACTTGTGTCTGCATCTACAGATAACACATTGAAGCTCTGGGACTTGTCAATGTGCACAGCTCGGGTTCTTGATTGTCCCCTTCAGTCATTCACTGGGCACTTGAATGTGAAG AACTTTGTTGGCCTATCTGTATCTGATGGTTACATTGCAACGGGATCAGAGACAAATGAG GGTCGGTTCACATTTACTTTGTTCCTGAAAAGTCAGTTTGAGTTCACATCTGTTGCCGGCACTTCCCCCTTCACAGCTCTATGTGATGATTACGAAAGGTCGAATTACTGCGGTGGAGTTACCGTCGTTTGTTACATCCCAT GTTTTTGTATACCACAAAGCTCTTCCCATGCCTGCGTTGTCATATAA